The Limanda limanda chromosome 14, fLimLim1.1, whole genome shotgun sequence genomic interval CTGTTTAGATGTTGAccgtaaaaaggaaaaaagatcGGAAAAACAATCCAGACTTTCGGTGCATTAACGGTGTTTTTGAAATGATTCACATGGATGTGAAGTCAGACTTCTTTACTTTCCTCCTTTATCTAATCTCATGATCGGAGCTGCTTTAAATGCATTTCCATTTGGCCTCATTACTCCCTGAGAAGACCGGCCCCATGTGAGGAGCGAGCCAGCTATCTCTCCCCCTTGGCCACTTGGCAAGACTGCAGTtcctttgtgagtgtgtgtgtgtgtatgtgtgtgtgtgtgtgtgtgtgtgtgtgtgtgcatgtccaaCACTGTCTctatcatgcacacacacacacacaacatgttttcCGGCCAAAGTGGACAACAAACATCAAgcaatcatttgtttttctcagagttttgtcttttcattcaAGGCTCAAAGCTGAAGTCTGGACAAAGAATCAAATCAGCTGCGTTTTCCACTGGATTTGgatctttcatttcatttagttttgtcCTCATGTATTTACTGCACTTAGAAGTAGATTTATATTGAGCTTTTAAACATCTAGTTGCAGTCATGAAACAAGGTGAATGGAAAGACATTCACTCTGTCTTTGGATTCAAAATCTCATCTTTATCAGAAAACCGAATTTGGCCAAAAGGCAGGAAGCCTGGCTTGACCACATTCAGTGAGAAAGACCAGTGTGTCACTTCACCCACTTTACTGCAagatgtttcctcttcagcagatacttttgttttcagccTTCAGGTTTTAAGACGCTGTGTCTGCAAAGTTTTAACTTTCAGTATTAGTTCTCAAAATACTCTCCAACAGCTCAACACTTGGTGGAAAGTGTTTTCCAACGAAAACCAGTTGATTTATAACTTTTTTAAAAGCAGATACTGCTGCACGGCCACAGGAGAAACTTCTTGTAAAACATCTCTGCACTCGCTTCAGTCTTTAGCCGTGGTGGAAGCCACAAACCAAAACTCTGTGTCGCctactttatatttatcttCTGGTTTTCTGAAAAAAAGTAAAAGCCAGACTTTTGTGAATGGGAAACGATCCATCTACTGGAGCAGGCTTGTGAAACCTTGCAGGTGATTTGAAGACACCTTCACACAAGAGACGTGTCCGTTGATTTATGAATAAACTCAGAATCAAACCTGCAAACTTCTCCAGATCCTCTCAGACTGCACGTGGCGTCACACTCGGTCTGCAGGTGGGTTTCCTCTGCGGCCGCTGCAGCTGTGTTCAACAGATGCTAAATTACAGGTTGCATCTCATGGTCGTATCTCTCCGGCTCTGGCAGGCTAATAATAGCGTTAGCTCGAGCAGTGGAGAACCTCACTGTCACGGTGACATGGCTGATGGTCGTGCAGGAGCTGTGCTGCCAGATATCCATGTTTGATCAAGTGCTGCTTAAATTAATACGTAGGTTTCTGCTGAATGGAAAGCAGTGACCCATTCAATTAATGGCACATGTGAATATAAAGGAAACGTTCACTCGGATCAATTTCTCCTGTGCTGAGAACATCCTGCTTTTCTGTGTTTCATGTTGTCGTCAATTGTGTTGAAGCTCTAGAATCTAAGAATGTATAAGATCATTTTCATATTTAGTTTGATAATTCTAATAAGTGTTGAAAAGGTTCccatgctgcagctcctctgttcagcctctgtctcaaactgaCTCTTTAAGAGAATTCTTATATTCCCTCAACAAACCTTTGGAAACACTGGATAACTTTACTAAGTGAATTCTCATCCCTGACGACACTtccctcctctgtgtttgcAGGTTTATCTGATGTGCCGTGAGTGTTGGGAGCTCCTTGCCCCCCCCGCCTGCAGCCCCGGTGCCACCCGGCCCGGCTCAGGCTCACCAGGAGGGACCCTGCTCATTCCTTCAGGATGGAGCTGGACGGGCTGGACCTCCAGCAGGTCCCGGTTCTGTCGCTCGACCAGATCCGTGCCATCCGGGCCAACAATGACTATGTGGAGCGGCCCGTGGCGCTGGAACCGGCGACCCAGACCGGATTTTTTTATGCCCATGAAGACCGTTACCCTCATGGAGTATACACGCATCACCCCCAGCACTCCTTCCACTCCGCCCTCCCCCGCAGCCAAAGTCAGCAGCAGCACGCTCACCTGTCCCACCTGAGCCGTTCCAGTACCATAAGCTCGTCCATTTCTCGGACCAGTGCCACGTCAGACCAGCGGCTTCTGGCAGGTCTGACGCCGTCTCACTCTGGGTTAGGCTCAGTGGTCCGTTCTCAACCCAAAGGAGAACTCAAACCCGATACTTCCTTCGGTAAAGGCCTGACGGAGGGCGAGGTCGAGCTCGGCCTTCATCAGTTCATCTGCGAGAGCTGCGGTCGCTGCAAGTGCCAAGAGTGCTGCGCCCCCCGCCGCCTGCCCTCCTGCTGGGCCTGTGGGCAGCGCTGCCTGTGCTCTGCTGAGAGCGCTGTGGAGTACGTCACTTGCTTGTGTTGCGTTAAAGGCTTGTTCTATCACTGCTCCGCCCAGGACGACGAGGACAACTGCGCCGACCGGCCCTGCTCCTGTACGGCAGCCCATGCCTGTGCCCGCTGGGGCACGATGGGGCTGCTGGCGCTCTGCCTTCCCTGCCTCTGCTGCTATTACCCCGCCAGGCTGTGCCTTGCCATGTGCCAGTGTGCCCACGACCGGGCCACGCGCCCCGGCTGCAGGTGCAGCAACACCAACACTGTGTGCCGCAAGATTTCTGCCTCTAACCCCAACTCTGGTCACCCCTCGCTCCGCAGCAAAGCACTGGAGAAGCCATTATGACAGGCTTGGATGGGGACCAGGTAAATCCGCTTCTCCTCAGCCGTGGCCAAAGCAACGCTGTCGCCAATCAACAGTGCCACAGCTGACATTGTGACGACAATGCCATTGTGACCTACCTACCTAGATATGACAAGCCAACTAACCAATCAACCGTGAAGTGTTGTTCACCTAATGTACCTTGAATTTACTTATTCTCCACCTCAGGAGGGACCAAAGCTTTACTGTGCCTGTTCATATTGGAGACTTCAAGCCGAAAAAAAACTAGAACTCGCcctggaggaggaagctgtCGTGCTCTGCTGCACCGCCCGTCAACCTGAACCAGGGCTTCCAGACAGAAATCACCTCTCTCTGCATTCTGTGGCGTAGTGCGAACGtcttaaaatctatttatttaatgttgcaCCTCTGTCCTTCTCACCCTTTGCAAAGACAACGCACAGAGACAAGTGAGGCAACGAGTCAGGATGGACAGACGCCTGTGCTGGTGTGTACGGTCTTTGCCCGACAGTTTCTGTCCTCTTGAATCGGAACAAGCgttagagacagagacattCCGACGACTCCACAAAGGCTGAAGTCCAACGAACGAAGACACCGACGTGGTGCTGCAGAGAAAGTCTGACCGGGACTCTGAGCGAAGCACCGAGCTACGAAGTGGGAACAAAGACACTTGCAACAACCGTCTGACACCAAAAAGGGACCATGCACTGTACGAGCTGTGTGAACCTCCATGCTATGAAGCTCATTTGTAAAGGAAACGCACTGTGAGGTAGATGGACATGTTTTCCTCAAAAGCCAAGGAGCTGAATGGGGATTATTTAACTGGAGGGAGGGTGCATCCATTGTGACgaggcagcgtgtgtgtgtgtgtgtgtgtgtgtctatgtgtgtgtcctcctcctgtacAACAAGCTGTGTATTGTAGAgcctgtgtgtatgttgtgttgtCAGCAGAAGAAGCCTCCCTTGTTGTATTTTTAGCCGTGTCGCTTCAGTGGAGCTCTCGGGGTCTGGTTGGGTTTCCTCCTGAAGTCAGTCTGTCGCCAGCCtccctcctccgcccccccaccccacctccatccctctctcctcctccgtttCCAGCCCACCTAATCTTCTCCCCTGTTATCCTCCCATTGTCAAATCAAACTCCCCATCTCACTCTCGTTCAGGCCCATTAGCATCTTCGGCTGGACTCAAGGTGGAAAAACACCGGTTTCAATTTCTCGATTCACGTTAACACCGACTGAACCGTCGGGGATGCACAGTGCACCGATGTGTTCAGGGTCAGGAACTCACAATTAGATTTGactaaaacacattaaacagaGAAGGTaactgggatctgagattccgAGTTAAGCCGACCGACTCGAGGCGTATTATTCCCACACAGCCACCATTTCCCCTCCTGCTCCGTCCGTCTCTCCTCTTACGCTCAGAGGGCTAAAAGCCTCCAGCTCCTGGTCCACCGAGAGTTGATCAAACAGGCAATTAGCTCCATGATAGCTCTTAATGGGCCGCAGAAGAATGGAGCatgtgggagggagggaagaccGGATGGAGCGGGGCTGTGGTGTTTGGcagatggggagagagagggatgctgggaggaggaggaggagagacgagaaGTCGGATGAAAGGAAAGAGACGGAGTCGACGCCGATGGAGAGAGAGCGTGTTTGACaaaatgaggaatgtgtgtgtgtgacgaccGTCGTTACATTAACGGAACTTCCTCAGAACTTCAGGTGAACGGTAAAGTGCAACATTAGCACTTTGCCAGGAAGGAAGGCTTCAAAGCtgttataacacacacacacacacacacacatacacacacggacacacacacgcacacacagcgtcaggcgggtgcatgtgtgtgtatgtatgtgtggatATGGATGCATGTGGGCTTTtctgtgcgtgtgcacgtgtgacAGGATGAGTCACGCAAGCacagacacggacacacactgacctgatTTGTTAAAAGTTACGTTGCTATAtttttatatgtaaatatgggCTATTAACTCTATAACTATTTTTATTCTGCTTTACTTTGTTCCCATGAGATTGATATTATTATGGCTGTTTTCCATTATCGGgaatatttacttatttaccgTCGACTCGCGACCAATTCAGGAACTTTTGGGGCAACTCAGAAAACTTTGAACAAGGACTTAGGAGAAAAGCCATGACCACGCCCCTTATTGTGCAGACACTCAGAGTCATCACTTGGTTTAAACAC includes:
- the LOC133019825 gene encoding protein sprouty homolog 3 produces the protein MELDGLDLQQVPVLSLDQIRAIRANNDYVERPVALEPATQTGFFYAHEDRYPHGVYTHHPQHSFHSALPRSQSQQQHAHLSHLSRSSTISSSISRTSATSDQRLLAGLTPSHSGLGSVVRSQPKGELKPDTSFGKGLTEGEVELGLHQFICESCGRCKCQECCAPRRLPSCWACGQRCLCSAESAVEYVTCLCCVKGLFYHCSAQDDEDNCADRPCSCTAAHACARWGTMGLLALCLPCLCCYYPARLCLAMCQCAHDRATRPGCRCSNTNTVCRKISASNPNSGHPSLRSKALEKPL